TGCTCGCTGCGGGCCAGCAGCGTCGCGCCAGGTGGCAGCGAGACGACATCGCTGTTCCAGCGCATCGCGCCGATGCGACCCACGTGGCTGCCCAGCCACGGGTCAGGCTCGAGCACGTCGATGTCGATGATGCCCACATCGTCGACCGCGCCCTCACGGTGTGTGCCGCCGAGCGCGCGGCCGAGGATCTGGTGGCCGAGGCACAGGCCCAGCACAGGGATCTCGGCGTCGATGGCGCGAAGCGTGAGGTCGGCAGTGCGCTGCAGCGACGGGAACGCGTCGACGTCCGCGGCGCTCATCTGGCCGCCGAGGATGACGACGCCGGCGAGCGCATCGAGCTCGGGAAGCGATTCGGGGAACACCGCCTCGCGCGTCGGCAGGTGCGACAGCAGGCTCGTGGCGTGGCCGCCCGTCTCGTACTCGATGTGCTTGATGAACAGGACGGAACGCGCCAATGCAGGGCCTCTCTCTTTGCGGGCTAGCCTAAGCGAGCGCACCAGACAGCACAGCACGACAGGAGCAGCATGACCGTCTTCGCGATGGCACCCGACGGTGTCAGGATCGCCCTCCACGAGCTCGGCGACCCGGAGGGCAGGCCGGTGCTGATGATCCACGGCTTCTCCTCGAACGCGCGGCGCAACTGGATCGAGAGCGGCTGGGGCGAGAGCCTTGCAGCCGTCGGCCTGCGCGGCATCGCCATGGATCTGCGCGGCCACGGCGACAGCGACCGCCCCTCGATCGGGTACGCGGTGCAGCAGTTCGTCGACGACGTCGATGCGGTGCTCGAGCAGCTCGCTCTCGACGAGGCACCGGGCGCGATCGGCTACTCGATGGGCTCGCGACTGCTGTGGCGGCATGCGGGCACCCGGCCGCAGGCGTTCAGGGCGCTGGTGCTCGGCGGTCTGCCTGCGGGTGACCCGTTCCAGCGCTTCGACGTCGACCTGGCGCACCGAGCGCTCGCGGGCGAGGAGGAGCCGGGCCCGATGGAATCGTTCATCGTCGACCTCGCGGGCATCTTCCCGGAGCATGACGCGTCGACCCTCGTGACGCTCGCGGGCGAGGTGTCGCAGACGCTCTTCGACGCAGAGGAGGCGCCGCCGGTGGTGCCGACGCTGCTCATGACGGGCGACAAGGATCGCCGCGCAGACGACACCGAGACGCTGCTGCCGCTGCTGCAGGACGGCAGGTTCGAGGCGATCCCGGGCCGCAACCACGTGAACGCGCCGACCTCTGGCACCTTCCGGCGCACTGCATCCGCATTCATCGAGGAGCACATGCGGTGAAGGCGGAGCAATCGCGCTCGTGACAAGGTGCAGGGCCGGCTGAGTTCTCTCAGCCGGCCCCAGTCCCTTGCACCAAGCGAGGCGATTGGCCTTCGCTTCCGTTGACCGCCACAGCACTACGATCAACGTGCGTCGAACGTATAACGGATTGGTAACGAGCGCGCCTAGATCTCGCTGTGATTCTGCTGTGGTTCAGAAGCGATCGGGGCTGGGTCCGCTGGCGAGCACCGTGACGTCGGCGTGCCGGTCGAAGCGGTAGCCCTCGCCGCGCACCGTGCGGATGATCTCGGCGTAGGCGCCGAGCTTCGAGCGCAGGCGGCGGATGTGCACGTCGATCGTGCGCTCGTTCGGGCGATCCTCG
The window above is part of the Agrococcus sp. ARC_14 genome. Proteins encoded here:
- a CDS encoding type 1 glutamine amidotransferase — its product is MARSVLFIKHIEYETGGHATSLLSHLPTREAVFPESLPELDALAGVVILGGQMSAADVDAFPSLQRTADLTLRAIDAEIPVLGLCLGHQILGRALGGTHREGAVDDVGIIDIDVLEPDPWLGSHVGRIGAMRWNSDVVSLPPGATLLARSEHVENEAFRFGSAVGMQFHLEADDRVMRLWDSVASPTLSELRTADAVAGWRSHLATDATLLGVVERGFGAFAEACAQRL
- a CDS encoding alpha/beta hydrolase — translated: MTVFAMAPDGVRIALHELGDPEGRPVLMIHGFSSNARRNWIESGWGESLAAVGLRGIAMDLRGHGDSDRPSIGYAVQQFVDDVDAVLEQLALDEAPGAIGYSMGSRLLWRHAGTRPQAFRALVLGGLPAGDPFQRFDVDLAHRALAGEEEPGPMESFIVDLAGIFPEHDASTLVTLAGEVSQTLFDAEEAPPVVPTLLMTGDKDRRADDTETLLPLLQDGRFEAIPGRNHVNAPTSGTFRRTASAFIEEHMR